A genomic region of Hydrogenovibrio crunogenus contains the following coding sequences:
- the cas2 gene encoding CRISPR-associated endonuclease Cas2 has protein sequence MIFGGQHTMWIIVLFDLPTDSEKARKDYTNFRKHLLENGFTMMQYSVYMRHCASDENAQMHVQRVRAILPPDGEVRIVKITDKQFGKIEVFYGKKRIETEKAPEQLMFF, from the coding sequence ATGATATTTGGGGGGCAACATACCATGTGGATAATTGTCTTATTTGACTTACCAACCGACAGTGAAAAAGCGCGAAAAGATTACACGAATTTTAGAAAGCACCTATTAGAAAATGGCTTTACCATGATGCAATACAGTGTTTATATGCGTCATTGTGCCAGTGACGAAAATGCACAAATGCATGTTCAGCGTGTACGTGCGATTCTGCCACCTGACGGTGAAGTCAGAATTGTCAAAATAACCGATAAACAGTTTGGAAAAATTGAAGTCTTTTATGGAAAAAAACGCATTGAAACAGAAAAAGCCCCAGAACAACTTATGTTTTTCTGA
- a CDS encoding YqhA family protein, translated as MENQASSPAPDKHPEQQGLAEKYFEGVLWNSRFVVLFAVVASLIMAFGIFYLTAIDVYYTMAHLMHYHELGDAERAALKSQTVAHVVGSVDGFLLGTIMLIFSLGLYELFISKIDAATGNKSSSKILIINSLDDLKDKLAKVILLILIVMFFEQALFLKPTAPLELLYYSLAIMLVALALYLSHKAYQH; from the coding sequence ATGGAAAATCAAGCAAGCTCTCCAGCGCCGGATAAGCATCCAGAACAACAAGGTTTGGCCGAAAAATACTTTGAGGGCGTTCTGTGGAACAGCCGTTTTGTGGTGTTGTTCGCCGTTGTTGCCAGTCTGATTATGGCGTTTGGCATTTTTTATTTGACGGCGATTGATGTGTACTACACCATGGCGCATCTGATGCATTATCACGAATTGGGCGATGCAGAAAGAGCTGCGTTGAAATCGCAGACCGTCGCCCATGTGGTCGGCTCGGTCGATGGGTTTCTGTTGGGCACCATTATGCTGATTTTCTCTTTAGGCTTATATGAATTGTTTATTTCTAAAATCGATGCGGCCACTGGCAATAAAAGTTCCAGCAAGATTTTGATTATCAACTCTTTGGATGACTTGAAAGACAAGCTGGCAAAAGTCATTCTATTGATTTTAATCGTGATGTTCTTCGAGCAGGCATTGTTCTTAAAACCAACCGCACCGCTTGAGTTACTGTATTACTCATTAGCGATTATGTTGGTAGCACTCGCATTGTATTTATCACACAAAGCGTATCAGCACTAA
- a CDS encoding YdcF family protein translates to MLFNRTETAKTLLLPASLAGFIVLAFPIGDLLIQPLEQRFKSPETLPKDIDGIIVLGGGEDLKRSLSWGRPELGIGGDRYIGAKELANHYPKAPVIFTGGSGSMQLQNTKGEGSLARQLLTTLGIANKRLIIESLSRNTYENFKYTKKLLPARQGTYMLVTSAFHMPRAVGIANKQAIHVIPYPVDYRGNSDKLRKIDFDFFDHLKSLEPAWKEWIGLTVYYWTGKTSDWLPETTLQTSQ, encoded by the coding sequence TTGCTTTTTAATAGAACCGAAACCGCAAAAACATTGTTGTTGCCAGCCAGTTTAGCGGGGTTCATTGTGCTCGCTTTCCCAATAGGGGATCTGTTAATCCAGCCGCTGGAACAACGGTTTAAATCACCAGAAACACTGCCCAAAGACATAGATGGCATTATTGTATTGGGTGGCGGAGAAGACCTTAAACGCAGCCTGAGCTGGGGACGCCCGGAACTGGGAATTGGCGGAGACCGTTACATTGGTGCCAAAGAGCTCGCTAACCATTACCCAAAAGCTCCAGTCATCTTTACTGGCGGAAGTGGTTCAATGCAACTCCAAAATACAAAAGGAGAAGGCAGTCTTGCGCGCCAGCTCTTAACCACGCTGGGCATTGCCAATAAACGCTTAATTATTGAATCACTTTCTCGCAACACGTATGAAAATTTTAAATATACTAAGAAACTGCTCCCAGCCCGACAAGGCACTTACATGCTGGTAACCTCGGCCTTTCACATGCCACGCGCGGTTGGCATTGCCAACAAACAAGCCATTCACGTCATTCCTTACCCGGTGGATTACCGGGGTAACAGTGACAAACTACGAAAAATTGATTTTGATTTTTTTGACCACCTTAAATCTCTTGAACCCGCATGGAAAGAATGGATTGGCTTGACCGTTTATTATTGGACAGGCAAGACTTCGGACTGGCTTCCAGAAACAACACTTCAAACATCGCAATAA
- the cas9 gene encoding type II CRISPR RNA-guided endonuclease Cas9 (Cas9, originally named Csn1, is the large, multifunctional signature protein of type II CRISPR/Cas systems. It is well known even to general audiences because its RNA-guided endonuclease activity has made it a popular tool for custom editing of eukaryotic genomes.), with amino-acid sequence MSKKILGLDLGTNSVGWALFESDEDLAPQKLIDLGVRIFQRAVEDKTPTPKNQARRNARMARRILQRRARRKQRMQNFLISQQLLPSSLSETTQPEIILTGTHGIPGLGDPYELRAKALDFELKPYELGRVLLHLVQRRGFQSNRKTLLGDMADDPDVVSILTEEKEDLSSEETAFKKDIVQLREEIKKSGARTLGEYLYKLPAGQVKRNRSREGGNLRTDRSMYKDEFWQIVDAQKAFHPVLEEIDLALFEIIFFQRPLKLKKDRVGKCSLEPTKHRAKKAWQTYQRFRYLQDINSLKLFNSYTTEWRPLNSEDRAKLIELFEKDKKPTLAKIKKALGLSKNDQLNFESGNKNFKGNTTAIAIREAYSGWDDLALKQQNKLEEDLVSFVSKKALKKRLETHWGLDTETAINLCVTELEPEHSDLSLKAINNLLPYLEQGQIYSDARVSAGYGYEIVTNEPQDKLSAPPEIPNPIVMKGLHEVKRVVNAIIKQYGKPDAIRLEMARDLEMNTKRYKAFVSQQNKNKSDNQEAQDQFESIAAANRHLGLSKYPSHTDKLKYRLWKEQQKLCAYSHKPISLTELFTGAVEIDHILPYSLTLDDSYMNKVVCFASENQFKGQRTPKEAFESNSTKWEQIEQGISRWYAKGLMTKRDAFYKTSEDLDKDFIGSQLTDTRYISREALHYLQTLGVEVTTIKGQVTSWLRHIWGMNSLLDDAKNEKDRSDHRHHAIDAAVVACADRKLYNTIVRVAKDLEKQPGTLNIKDIHIDPMFDQFRQQVGSRLQDIIIAHAPVRKITGALHEDTGLGFIEGVGTVYRKNLDETLTAKSAENILDPVVKALVKAHLEKHGNKPKVAFSKNNPVFHKDGKTPIKRVRILQSKNTLKDLEHSKLGIKNQNGEVFKWMTLGNTHHVEIFRHKETGKYKAEFITALEATQRVVQNKQPMIKGYLDDQYEFCFALHKNDLVRAKNSDKYEIYRIQKFEASGAKLSLRGHTASTLDKKEQEIRKAIPTLMREYEMQKIQVNAIGVMANDQTYS; translated from the coding sequence ATGAGCAAGAAAATTTTAGGCCTGGACTTAGGAACGAATTCAGTTGGCTGGGCATTGTTTGAATCGGATGAAGATTTAGCACCCCAAAAGCTAATAGACTTGGGTGTTCGGATTTTTCAGCGCGCAGTTGAAGATAAAACCCCCACACCAAAAAATCAGGCGCGCCGCAACGCAAGAATGGCTCGCCGTATTTTGCAACGTCGCGCACGCCGCAAACAAAGAATGCAAAACTTTTTAATTTCCCAACAGTTACTGCCCTCAAGTCTGTCAGAAACAACACAACCTGAAATAATCTTAACCGGTACTCACGGTATTCCCGGTTTGGGTGACCCCTATGAGCTTAGAGCAAAAGCACTAGACTTTGAATTAAAACCCTATGAACTTGGAAGGGTGTTATTGCACCTTGTACAGCGACGTGGTTTTCAAAGTAATCGTAAAACTCTGTTAGGGGATATGGCCGATGATCCAGACGTAGTGAGTATCCTAACTGAAGAAAAAGAAGATTTATCTTCTGAAGAAACCGCATTTAAAAAGGATATCGTTCAGTTAAGAGAGGAAATAAAAAAATCCGGCGCAAGAACGCTGGGTGAATATCTCTATAAACTCCCCGCCGGACAGGTAAAACGAAATCGTTCAAGAGAAGGTGGTAATTTAAGAACGGATAGAAGCATGTATAAGGATGAGTTTTGGCAAATTGTCGATGCGCAAAAAGCATTTCATCCTGTACTAGAAGAAATTGATCTAGCCCTGTTTGAAATTATTTTTTTTCAGCGCCCCTTAAAGCTAAAAAAAGATCGTGTCGGTAAATGCTCGCTCGAACCAACTAAACACCGTGCAAAAAAAGCCTGGCAAACCTATCAACGGTTTAGATATTTACAAGATATAAATAGTTTAAAACTATTTAATAGTTATACCACGGAATGGCGACCATTAAACTCTGAAGATCGTGCCAAGCTAATTGAGCTTTTTGAAAAAGATAAAAAACCTACGCTGGCAAAAATAAAAAAAGCCTTAGGGTTAAGTAAAAATGATCAGCTTAACTTTGAAAGTGGAAATAAGAATTTTAAGGGCAATACGACGGCTATCGCAATTCGAGAAGCTTATTCTGGATGGGATGATTTAGCATTGAAACAACAGAACAAACTCGAAGAAGACTTGGTTTCATTTGTCAGTAAAAAAGCCCTAAAAAAACGTCTAGAAACCCATTGGGGGTTAGATACAGAAACCGCCATTAATCTTTGTGTAACAGAACTAGAACCAGAACATTCAGACTTATCCTTAAAAGCGATTAATAACCTTCTACCTTACCTTGAACAAGGTCAAATATATTCAGATGCAAGGGTAAGTGCCGGTTATGGTTATGAAATAGTCACGAATGAGCCGCAAGACAAGCTTAGTGCACCGCCTGAAATTCCCAACCCAATCGTGATGAAAGGGTTACATGAAGTAAAACGGGTTGTGAATGCAATTATTAAGCAATACGGTAAACCTGACGCGATACGGTTAGAAATGGCGCGTGATCTTGAAATGAATACAAAGCGATATAAAGCATTTGTAAGTCAGCAAAACAAAAATAAATCGGACAATCAAGAGGCGCAAGATCAATTTGAATCCATTGCGGCTGCAAACCGTCATTTAGGGTTGTCAAAGTATCCGTCACATACAGATAAGCTGAAATACCGTTTATGGAAAGAACAGCAAAAACTGTGTGCTTACAGCCATAAACCAATTAGTTTGACTGAGCTTTTTACAGGTGCGGTTGAAATTGATCATATCTTGCCTTATTCGCTCACGCTTGATGATTCCTATATGAATAAAGTAGTGTGTTTTGCGAGCGAAAATCAGTTTAAAGGTCAGCGTACACCAAAAGAAGCATTTGAAAGTAATAGCACTAAATGGGAGCAAATTGAGCAGGGCATTAGCCGTTGGTATGCTAAAGGCTTAATGACTAAGCGTGATGCCTTTTATAAAACCAGTGAAGACTTGGATAAAGACTTTATTGGTAGCCAGTTAACGGATACCCGCTACATTAGCCGAGAAGCCCTGCATTATTTGCAAACATTAGGCGTTGAAGTTACAACGATAAAAGGGCAAGTCACCTCTTGGTTGCGTCATATATGGGGCATGAACAGCCTGTTAGATGACGCTAAAAATGAAAAAGACCGTAGTGATCATCGGCACCATGCCATTGATGCGGCAGTGGTGGCGTGTGCAGACCGAAAACTTTACAACACCATTGTGCGCGTTGCTAAAGACTTAGAAAAACAACCGGGTACCTTGAATATAAAAGATATTCACATAGACCCAATGTTTGATCAGTTTCGTCAACAGGTTGGGAGTCGGTTGCAAGATATTATCATTGCGCATGCCCCTGTCAGAAAAATTACAGGCGCATTGCATGAAGATACAGGGTTAGGTTTTATTGAAGGTGTGGGAACTGTATATCGTAAAAACCTAGATGAAACCCTAACCGCTAAAAGTGCGGAAAATATTTTAGATCCGGTAGTAAAAGCATTAGTAAAAGCCCATCTAGAAAAGCATGGTAATAAGCCAAAGGTCGCCTTTTCTAAAAATAATCCGGTTTTCCACAAAGACGGCAAAACACCAATTAAGCGTGTACGTATTTTGCAGTCAAAAAACACGCTTAAAGATTTAGAGCATTCAAAGTTAGGCATCAAAAATCAAAATGGCGAGGTGTTTAAATGGATGACGCTAGGCAATACCCATCATGTTGAAATTTTTCGTCATAAAGAAACCGGAAAATATAAAGCCGAATTTATTACCGCTTTAGAGGCGACCCAAAGAGTGGTGCAAAATAAGCAACCCATGATTAAAGGGTATTTAGATGATCAATATGAGTTTTGTTTTGCTTTACATAAAAATGATTTGGTAAGAGCTAAAAATAGTGATAAATATGAAATATATCGAATACAGAAGTTTGAAGCATCAGGTGCTAAGTTAAGTTTGAGGGGGCACACCGCATCAACCCTTGATAAAAAAGAACAGGAAATTCGCAAAGCGATACCTACGTTAATGAGGGAGTATGAAATGCAAAAAATTCAAGTGAATGCCATTGGGGTTATGGCAAATGATCAAACGTACTCTTGA
- the cas1 gene encoding type II CRISPR-associated endonuclease Cas1 — translation MIKRTLEISHPSYLKSHQGQLVIEQNHQTVGQVAFEDLGVLILAHPQITLTQSVLAACAQVNCAIIHCDHRHMPSSLTLPLAAHTLHSKIIQQQIQITPVRRKQIWQQIVREKIVQQAQTLQNLNKDSQALTRMVSLVQSGDKTNLEAQAAQKYWPLLLGKDFRRDSEMEGINSLLNYGYAVIRATVARALVGTGFHPAIGLNHSNQYNAYCLADDVMEPFRPWIDQHVVGLESDQINQQNKAILLSQLNQTVVYQQKSQPFLVALSLFVAQLKSAYSDSEVVLTFPRRD, via the coding sequence ATGATCAAACGTACTCTTGAAATTAGTCACCCTAGTTATTTAAAAAGCCATCAGGGGCAATTGGTGATCGAGCAAAATCACCAAACTGTTGGGCAAGTGGCGTTTGAAGATTTGGGCGTTTTGATTCTGGCACATCCGCAAATCACGCTCACGCAATCTGTGCTGGCAGCCTGTGCACAAGTTAATTGCGCGATAATCCATTGTGACCATCGACACATGCCAAGCAGTTTAACTTTGCCATTAGCCGCTCACACGTTACATAGCAAAATTATTCAGCAGCAAATTCAAATAACACCGGTGCGACGTAAACAAATTTGGCAGCAAATTGTGCGAGAAAAAATCGTTCAACAAGCACAAACCCTGCAAAATTTAAATAAAGACAGTCAAGCATTAACGCGCATGGTCAGCTTAGTGCAGTCGGGCGATAAAACCAACCTTGAGGCGCAAGCAGCACAAAAATATTGGCCGTTATTGCTCGGTAAAGATTTTAGGCGCGACTCAGAGATGGAAGGCATAAACAGCCTGCTAAATTATGGTTACGCAGTTATCCGAGCGACCGTTGCCAGAGCACTTGTCGGTACGGGGTTTCATCCAGCAATCGGGTTAAACCATAGTAACCAATATAACGCTTACTGTTTGGCCGACGATGTGATGGAGCCATTTCGCCCCTGGATTGATCAACACGTTGTGGGTTTGGAGTCGGATCAAATAAATCAGCAAAACAAAGCAATTTTGCTCAGCCAATTAAATCAAACAGTGGTTTATCAACAAAAATCACAACCTTTTTTGGTTGCGCTGAGTTTGTTTGTGGCGCAATTAAAATCAGCCTATTCAGACAGCGAGGTGGTTTTAACGTTTCCACGGAGGGATTAG
- a CDS encoding flavin reductase family protein, whose protein sequence is MDWLDRLLLDRQDFGLASRNNTSNIAIKADMHYHTPNLNISQLYPLLVGGIIPRPIAWISTQSSQGIDNLAPYSFFSVASCTPPVLTVTQINAQPESDKDTLRNLKETHECVINIVSADLAEMMNASCANYAQKTSEFEALKIAACDSQSVTARGVAQAKVRYECRLKDVIALSDQPGGGKLILLDVLHIYVDDTLIQEGMIQSEKLNAVGKLGGNEYTYASADFELVRPVLETDK, encoded by the coding sequence ATGGATTGGCTTGACCGTTTATTATTGGACAGGCAAGACTTCGGACTGGCTTCCAGAAACAACACTTCAAACATCGCAATAAAGGCCGATATGCATTACCACACTCCGAATCTTAATATTTCTCAGCTCTACCCCTTACTGGTTGGCGGCATTATTCCACGCCCTATCGCTTGGATCAGCACACAAAGTTCACAAGGCATCGATAACTTAGCGCCTTATTCGTTTTTCAGTGTCGCCAGCTGCACCCCACCGGTTCTGACGGTGACACAAATTAATGCGCAACCGGAATCGGATAAAGACACCTTGCGTAACCTTAAAGAAACACATGAATGTGTCATCAATATTGTCAGTGCCGACCTGGCCGAAATGATGAATGCCTCTTGTGCCAACTATGCTCAAAAAACAAGTGAGTTCGAAGCACTTAAAATTGCCGCCTGTGACAGCCAGAGCGTCACCGCTAGAGGGGTGGCACAAGCCAAAGTTCGCTACGAATGTCGTTTAAAAGACGTCATCGCCCTGTCAGACCAACCCGGCGGAGGAAAACTGATTTTGCTGGATGTGTTGCATATTTATGTCGACGATACATTGATTCAGGAAGGGATGATTCAATCTGAAAAGTTGAACGCAGTTGGCAAACTCGGAGGTAATGAGTACACCTATGCCTCGGCCGATTTTGAACTGGTCAGGCCGGTTTTAGAAACAGATAAGTAA
- the hslV gene encoding ATP-dependent protease subunit HslV: MSEQTFHGTTILCAKRNGEMVIGGDGQVTLGHVVMKGNARKVRRLYNGKILAGFAGATADAFTLFERFEGKLQTHNGQLMRAAVEMAKDWRTDRALRKLEAMMLVADADNMLLISGTGDVIEPAHDFISIGSGGSYAHSAAQALMDNTDLSAKDVVEKALNIAADLCIYTNHNLTIESLNKED, from the coding sequence ATGAGCGAACAAACCTTTCACGGAACCACAATTTTATGCGCCAAACGAAATGGCGAAATGGTCATCGGCGGCGATGGTCAAGTCACGTTGGGACACGTTGTGATGAAAGGCAATGCCCGTAAAGTCCGCCGACTTTATAATGGTAAAATCCTTGCGGGCTTTGCCGGTGCAACTGCGGATGCCTTTACGTTGTTTGAACGTTTCGAAGGTAAGCTGCAAACGCACAATGGACAATTGATGCGTGCCGCAGTTGAAATGGCGAAAGACTGGCGTACCGATCGTGCTTTACGAAAGCTGGAAGCCATGATGCTGGTTGCTGATGCCGACAATATGTTATTGATTTCAGGGACGGGTGATGTCATTGAACCGGCACATGATTTTATTTCGATTGGTTCTGGTGGCAGCTATGCGCATTCAGCCGCGCAAGCCTTGATGGATAATACAGACTTATCGGCCAAAGACGTGGTGGAAAAAGCGTTGAATATTGCAGCTGATTTATGTATCTACACCAACCATAATTTAACCATTGAAAGCTTGAATAAAGAGGATTAA